A genomic segment from Chloroflexota bacterium encodes:
- a CDS encoding long-chain fatty acid--CoA ligase translates to MNKPWLKSYDSQVPHSLAPYPNTPLYQFLDEAAHKTPDHACTIFKGATLTYKQINDMSDQLAAGLASLGVKKGQPVGILMPNIPQFIVSYFAILKAGGVVVAMNPTYTPREMEKPLNDAGIELVVAMSKFYNSLNEARGKTKLKTVVVTNVKEALPPVLGFLFSLTKEKKDGHHVELRAGDVWLKDLLAKFKPSDRPKVDVSGDDRALFQYSGGTTGEPKAAVALHRNLVANILQIRAWLHDSKDGQEVTLVAMPLFHVYAMIAGMGFAIKGGNTLVLVSDPRDMKDLFANINKHSPTIFPGVPRLYNAINNHPDVQAGKVKLGSIRACVSGSAPLLLDIKQKFEALSGGTVFEGFGMSECPTSSHCNPFQGKNKEGSIGLPLSDMEAKVISLDDGTTELGVGEVGELVLRGPQIMWGYHQDPTGTANVLRDLGDGGERWLFSGDIVRMDEDGYFYIVDRKKELIKAGGFQVWPRDIEEVLAAHPKVLEVGVAGVPHPQYGETVKAWVVFKPGEKATVDELKAWCKDKLTDYKIPREIEFRDELPKTQIGKILRRELVRQHKEKAGVK, encoded by the coding sequence ATGAATAAGCCCTGGCTGAAAAGTTACGACTCGCAAGTGCCTCACTCGCTCGCGCCTTATCCCAATACTCCGCTTTATCAGTTCCTCGACGAGGCGGCCCACAAAACGCCCGATCATGCCTGCACCATTTTCAAGGGCGCGACTCTGACCTACAAGCAGATCAACGACATGAGCGACCAGCTTGCCGCTGGGCTGGCCAGCCTGGGCGTAAAGAAGGGCCAGCCGGTTGGCATTCTCATGCCCAACATTCCGCAGTTCATCGTCTCGTACTTTGCCATTTTGAAGGCGGGCGGGGTGGTGGTGGCCATGAACCCGACGTACACGCCACGCGAAATGGAGAAGCCGCTCAACGACGCCGGCATTGAACTGGTGGTGGCGATGAGCAAGTTCTATAACAGCCTCAATGAGGCTCGCGGCAAGACCAAGCTCAAGACGGTCGTCGTCACCAACGTCAAAGAGGCCCTTCCGCCAGTGTTGGGCTTCCTGTTCTCGCTGACGAAAGAGAAGAAAGACGGCCACCACGTCGAACTGCGGGCAGGCGATGTGTGGCTCAAGGACCTGCTGGCCAAGTTCAAACCGTCCGACCGGCCAAAGGTGGACGTGTCGGGCGATGACCGGGCGCTGTTTCAATACAGCGGCGGCACCACCGGCGAGCCGAAGGCGGCGGTGGCTCTGCATCGCAACCTTGTGGCCAACATCCTGCAAATACGGGCCTGGCTACACGATTCCAAGGACGGCCAGGAAGTGACGCTGGTGGCGATGCCGCTTTTCCACGTGTACGCGATGATTGCCGGGATGGGGTTCGCCATTAAAGGCGGGAATACCCTTGTCCTTGTGTCTGACCCGCGCGATATGAAAGATTTGTTTGCCAACATCAACAAACATAGCCCCACGATCTTCCCCGGTGTGCCCCGGTTGTATAACGCCATCAACAATCACCCTGACGTGCAGGCGGGCAAGGTCAAGCTTGGCTCCATCCGCGCCTGCGTCTCCGGCTCGGCCCCGTTGTTGTTGGACATCAAACAGAAGTTTGAGGCGCTGTCGGGCGGCACGGTATTCGAGGGCTTCGGCATGTCCGAGTGCCCCACCTCCTCACACTGCAACCCGTTCCAGGGCAAGAATAAGGAAGGTTCAATTGGCCTGCCGCTCTCGGACATGGAAGCCAAAGTCATTAGTTTGGACGACGGCACGACTGAATTAGGCGTCGGCGAAGTGGGCGAGCTGGTTCTGCGCGGGCCGCAGATCATGTGGGGCTATCATCAAGACCCGACCGGCACGGCCAACGTTTTGCGCGATTTGGGCGACGGCGGTGAGCGCTGGTTGTTCAGCGGCGACATTGTGCGCATGGATGAGGACGGTTACTTCTATATCGTGGATCGCAAGAAGGAATTGATCAAGGCCGGCGGTTTCCAGGTGTGGCCGCGCGACATTGAAGAAGTGCTGGCCGCGCACCCGAAGGTGCTGGAAGTGGGCGTGGCCGGTGTGCCACACCCGCAGTACGGCGAGACGGTGAAAGCCTGGGTGGTGTTCAAACCCGGCGAGAAGGCGACGGTGGACGAACTCAAGGCCTGGTGCAAGGACAAGCTCACCGACTACAAGATTCCGCGCGAGATCGAGTTCCGTGACGAACTGCCCAAGACACAGATCGGCAAGATTCTGCGGCGCGAGTTGGTGCGGCAACATAAGGAGAAGGCGGGGGTGAAGTAG